CGGTCCGTCACGCCGGCCGGCTGCCACCCTCCCCGGGGCACACCCCAGGCCCCGGTGCAACTTGTTCCGTTCAATACGCCCGGACGTTCATTCCGGGAATGACAAGCTGCACTTCCGGCGGGGGGTGTGTCCCGGAAAGTCGGCTGCTGACGTCATCTTGTGCAGGAGAATGCGTTGACCCCGCGAAAGCAGACTCCTATACTCGCGGGCAGTGAGCGGGTCACACGGACCGGCGCGGCGTGAGATCACGGGATGCCCCACGCCACGCACCACGGTCCAGGCCCGCGACAGGGAGCGACATGAACCAGGACTTCGACGTCAACTCGGCCGCACGCAACTGGCGCGTGGACACCACCCCCTCCGCCTCCCCGCTGGAGGTCGTGAACGACCTGTTCGCCAGCGACGTGCTGACCCTCGAACAGCTCAAGGCCCGCCTCAGCAAGAGCGCCTACAAGAGCCTGCAGGCCACCGTGGAACGCGGCGCGCAGCTGGACGCCAGCATCGCCGACACCGTCGCCCTGGCCATGAAGACCTGGGCCATGGAGAAGGGCGCCACGCACTACACCCACTGGTTCCAGCCGCTGACCGGCTCCACCGCCGAGAAGCACGACTCGTTCCTGAACCCCGCCGGTGACGGCGTGGCCATCATGTCCTTCTCCGGCAAGGAACTCATCCAGGCCGAACCCGACGCCAGCTCCTTCCCGTCCGGCGGCCTGCGCGCCACCTTCGAGGCGCGCGGCTACACCGCCTGGGACCCCTCCTCCCCGGCGTTCATCATCCGGCACGCCAACGGCGCGACCCTGTGCATCCCCAGCGTGTTCGCCTCCTGGACCGGCGAGGCCCTCGACCTGAAAACCCCGCTGCTGCGCTCCATCGAGGCCCTGAACAGCGCCGTGACGCCCGCCCTGGAACTGTTCGGCGCCAGCGCCGGCACCCGCGTGGGCAGCAGCCTGGGCGCCGAGCAGGAGTACTTCCTGATCGCCGAGGAGTACTACTACCGCCGCCCCGACCTGGTCATGACCGGCCGCACCCTGTTCGGCGCCAAACCCCCGCGCGGCCAGGAACTCGAGGACCACTACTTCGGCGCCATTCCCGACCGGGTCCTGAGCTTCATGACCGACGCCGAGATGCAGCTGTACGCGCTGGGCATCCCGGTCAAGACCCGCCACAACGAGGTCGCGCCCGGCCAGTTCGAGATCGCCCCGATCTTCGAGCACTCCAACATCGCCGCCGACCACCAGCAGCTGATCATGCAGGTCCTGCGCACCACCGCCCGCAAGTACGGCCTGGTCTGCCTGATGCACGAGAAACCCTTCGCGGGCGTGAACGGCAGCGGCAAGCACTGCAACTGGAGCATGGCCACCAACGCCGGCGAGAACCTGCTGGAACCCGGCGACACCCCCCACGAGAACATGCAGTTCCTGTTCTTCTGCACTGCCGTCCTGAAAGCCGTCGACACCCACCAGGACCTGCTGCGCGCCTGCGTCGCCAGCGCCAGCAACGACCACCGCCTCGGCGCGAACGAGGCCCCGCCCGCCATCATCTCCATCTTCCTGGGCAGCGAACTGACCGACATCTTCGACCGCATCGTCAGCGGCCAGGGCGGCAGCGGCAAGTCCGCCGGCCTGATGGGCCTGGGCAGCTCCGTCCTGCCCGAGATTCCCGTGCACGCCGGGGACCGCAACCGCACCAGCCCGTTCGCCTTCACCGGCAACAAGTTCGAGTTCCGCGCCGTGGGCTCCTCGCAGAGCATCAGCTTCCCGATCACGGTCCTGAACGCCATTGTCGCCGAGAGCGTCTCTGAACTGACGGCCGAACTGAAGGCGCAGCTGGACGCCGGGCAGAGCCTCGACGAGGCCGTCACCGCGCTCGTCAAACGCACCTACCAGCAGTACCAGCGCATCGTCTTCAACGGCGACGGCTACAGCGACGCCTGGCACCAGGAAGCAGAGCAGGTGCGCGGCCTGCTGAACCTGCGCACCACCCTCGACGCCATCGAGCACCTGAACAGCCCGAAGAACACCGCCCTGTTCAGCAAACTGGGCATCCTGAACGAACGCGAACTCGCGGCCCGTCAGGAAATCATGTACGACATCTACTTCAAGACGGTGAACATCGAGGGTGAAACCACCGAGTACATGGCCCAGACGCAGATCCTGCCCGCCGCGCTGAACTACCTCGCGGACCTCGGCAAGGTCGGCGGCAACCGCGCCGCACAGGCCGTCACCGCCGAGGTCAGCGCCGCCGCCGACGCCCTGTACGACGCCATCCAGGCCCTGCGCGTCCAGAACGAAGCGCTGGGCGGCGACGAGGTCCACGAGAAGGCCCACCACATGCGGGACCACGTCCTGCCCGCCATGAGCGAGGTCCGTACCGCCGCCGACCGCCTCGAGAAGGTCGTCAGCAGCAAACTCTGGCCGCTGCCCACCTACCGCCAGATGCTCTTCGTCAAGTAATACGGACTCCGATTGAATGGGCTGCAAAGCCCGCTGGGTCCGAGCGAAGCGAGTGGGAGCTGGGCGGGTTCCGGACGTGGAGCCGACAATCCGGTGAAGTTCCGGGTTGTCAGCGAAACAAACGGAATCCGTCTAAGGCCCGTCAGGGGAGGGAGTCGGCCGGAGGGAGTGAGGCCCGGCCCCCTCCGCCCCGGCCACACCACCCGACGCACCCCGGTGACCCGCCCTGCTTCCACGCAGGCGGGTCACTCTCTTCCGTCCACTTCACATACGGACTGCCGTCTGTTCCGTTCACAATCCGCCGCCCCACCGATCTGTCAGCGCCACGCCCGCCAGTGCGCGTCCCGCTCCTCCTTTGCGGGGCCGCTTCAAGGGTCGTATCCGCTCGGGTTGAACGGGGTTGGCACCCCACTCAACCGGAGTGCGCAGCACTCCCTCCTGCCCCCGTCACGCGGAGTAAACTGCGGGCGTGTTGAATCTGCTTCGCCGCCCCGCCGTGACCCCCGCCGAACTGGACGAGGGACTGCGGGCGCTGGGACTGGACGGGTCGCAGCACGTGATCGTGCACGCGAGCCTGAAGTCCTTCGGCACGCTGGACGGGGGCGCCCGGACGGTCGTGGAGAGCCTGTCGCGGCGCACGGCCACCCTGGTCGCCCCGGCCTTCACGTACTCGACGCTGCTGTCACGGCCGACCTCGACCACGCACGCCCGTTTCCACCGGGACAGCCGGGTCAGCCGCGATATCGGGCGGGTCCCGCAGGAACTCGTGGACCGCGCCGAGGCCCTGCGGTCCTTTCACCCGACCCTGAGTTTCGTGGCCCTGGGCCAGGAGGCGGCGCGCATCACCGAGGCGCAGTCGCTGGGCAGCCCGTACCAGCCGGTCGGGGCGCTGTACGACCTGAACGGGTACGCGCTGCTGATGGGCGTGGATTTCGGCAGCAACACCAGCGTGCACTACGGCGAGCACCTCGCGGGCATGCCGCTCCTGACGCGCTACGTGCCGCTGGACGGACAGGTGCTGCCCACCGCCTTCCCGAACTGCTCGGCGGATTTCGATCATCTGGCCCCGGAGGTCCATGCGGGGCTGCGCAGCGTGCAGGTGGGGTCCTCCACGCTGCGCCTGTACCGCGTGCGGGACCTGGTGGACGCCACGGTGCGCCTGCTGGGCCGCGACCCGGAGGCGCTGCTGTGCACCTACCGGGGGTGCCGCTGCCAGGAGGTGCGGGCGCTGGTGCGCGCCCAGGGCCTGACACCGCGCCCGCACCAGGGTCTGATCAGCTGAAGGTGCATCCCCACGGGCCCGGTCAGCTGAGGTGCATCCACACAGGCCCGGTCAGCTGAGGCGTTTCTCGCTGGAATGACCGGGCCGCACGCGCAGGTCCGGGCGGACGTGGTGCGCGGCGTGGTTGGCGGCCACGGCCGCCTGCGCCAGCCCCACCGAGATCAGCTTGAAGTCCTGCCCGGACGCCGCCACGTCGCCCGCCACGAACACGCCGCTCAGGGCGGTCCGGCCGCCCACGCCGTCCGGCACGTACTCGCCCTGCCAGCCGAGCGGCCAGCCCTGCACGGGCGTCAGGTCCGGCAGGTAGCCGTTCAGGATCAGCACCGTGTCGGCCGGCACGTCGCGCGGCTGACCGTCCACGGTGAGGGCCGCGCCGGTCGGCGTGACGTTCAGCAGCACGGCGGGAGCGAGGACGTCCAGCCGGCCGGTGTGCCCCGCCTCCGCCAGGGCGTCCAGGTCGGCGGGACTGCCCCGGAACCCGGCGCGGCGGTGCGTGAGGGTCACCTGCGCGCCCGCCTGCGCGAGTTCCAGCGCGGCGCGCGTGGCCTGCGGCACGCCGCCCACGATCAGCACGCGGCGGCCCGCGAGTGCAGCCGGGTCGGGCACGTCGGTCCGCACGTCCGGGTGCGTGCCGGGCACGCGGGCCTCGCGCGGCCGCAGGGCGCCCAGACCTGCCGCCAGGATCACGGCGCCCGCCCGGTAGGTCCGTGGGCCGTGAGGTCCGAGCGTGCCGACGCGCCACTCCTCACCGTCCGCTTCCAGCGTGCGGGCCAGGGTGTTCAGGTGCAGCTGTGCGGGCAGGCCGTCCAGTTGCCGGACCAGTCCGGCGATCACGTCTGCGGCGGGCGCGGCGGGCAGGCCCGGCACGTCGTACACGCGCCGGTCCGGGTAGAGGGCGGTCAGCTGCCCGCCGGGTTCGTGCCGGGCGTCCAGCACGGTCACGTTCAGGCCGCGCCACGCGGCGTAGAACGCGGCGTGCAGTCCGGCGGGCCCGGCGCCGACGATCAGCACGTCGGCGTCACGGTCAGGGGGAAGGGGGGCGTTCATGCGGCGAGTATGCCAGAACGCCCTGCCCGGCCCCTCCCGCGCGGGCCGCTCAGGCCTGGCGGTGGCCGAGCATCATCTCGCGGTGCACGACCTTGCGGCGGGGGCGGCCCTCGGCCTGCCCGGTCGCGAGTTCGTGCGCGTCGAGGGTCTGCCAGTCCGCGAAGGAGTACACCTGCACGCCCCGACCGGCCAGCAGGGCGTCCACGGACGCACGGGTGGGGTGGGCCGCGCCGGGCAGGTGGCCGCCGTTCACGTCGGCCAGCAGGTGCGCGACGGTGTCGGTGGCGTCCTTGCGGTTGGTGCCGACCACGCCGCTCGGGCCGCGTTTGATCCACCCGGCGGTGTACTCGCCCACGCGGCCTTCCACGCGGCCTTCCTCGTTGGGGATCACGCCGCGCCGCTCGTCGAAGGGCACGCCGGGCAGCGCCACGCCCCGGTACCCGACCGAGCGCAGCACCATCTGCACGGGCAGCACCTCGTACTCGCCGGTGCCGACGGCGTTGCCGTTCTCGTCCAGGCGGTTGCGTTCCACCTTCAGGCCGCCCACGCGCCCGGTGCCGTCGTCAATGATCTCGGTGGGGGAGACCAGGAAGCGCAGGTGCACGCGGCGGGGTTTGCCCTGCGGGGTGCGGGCGGCGAAGTCGCGCAGCACCTCGATGTTCTTCTTCTTCACGTTGTCGGTGACGGCGGCCTCCTCGGCCTCGGTCAGGGCGATCTCGGCGGGGTCCACGACAGGTTCGGATTCGTGCAGTTCGCCGAATTCACGCAGTTCCTTGGTCGTGAAGGCTGCCTGCGCCGGGCCGCGCCGTCCCAGGATCCACACGTCCTTCACGTGGCTGTGTTCCAGGGCGTCCAGGGCGTGCGCGGCGATGTCGCTGCTGCGCAGTTCCTCCGTGGTCTTGGCGAGGATGCGGCTCACGTCGAGCGCCACGTTTCCCACGCCGACCACGGCGACCCCGCCGGCGTTGAGGACCATCTCGCGGGCGGCGGCGTCCGGGTGGCCGTTGTACCACGCGACGAACTCGGTGGCGCTCATGGAGCCGGTCAGGTCCTCGCCGGGAATGCCCAGGCGGCGGTCACTGCTGGCGCCGACCGTGTACAGGATGGCGTCGTAGTGGGTCACGGCGTCCTCGTGCGTCAGGTCCGTGCCGAATTCCACGTTGCCCAGGAAGCGCACGCGCGGGTCGCCGAGGGTCTTCTCGAAGCCGCGCGTGACGCTCTTGATGGTCAGGTGGTCCGGGGCCACGCCGTAGCGCACCAGGCCGTAGGGGGTGGGCAGGCGGTCGAAGACGTCGATGTCGACGTTCAGGTCGCTTTTCAGCAGGGCCTCGGTGGCGAAGATGCCGCTGGGGCCGCTGCCGATCACGGCGACGCGCAGGGGTCGGTCGGGGGTGACTGTCAGGCTCATGCGGTTGAGTCTAAAGGTCAACTGCTTGGGGGGGAATGGCAACGCGGCCCGCTGTCCAGCCCGGATGGTGTCACGTGGACGGAAACACGGCCGGGAAGCCATGCGAACACGCTGCCCGGCGTGAGGACCGGGCAGCGCTGGATGGAACGGGAGTGGTGGGCGGTGGCTCAGGCGGCGGCGATGGTCTGAAGGGCCGACTCGTTCTTCAGGGTGATCTTGCCGTACCCGGCGCTGATGACGCCCTCGCGGGACAGTTCGCCGACGACCTTGGTGACGGTCTCGCGCACACTGCCGACGGCGGCGGCCAGTTCGTCGTGCGTGGCGTAGATCATGGTCTCGCCGCTGTCGAGCTGGGTGGCCAGGGCGGTGTCCTTGAGTTCCAGGAGTTCCCCGGCGATGCGGGCGCGCAGCCGCTTGCCGACGAGGCGGTAGATGCTCTCGTAGGCGCGTTCCAGCGTGCGCACGAGGTGGGTGGTGACCACGAGGTTGTCCTCGGCGCTCATGAGGGCGGGGTTGATCACGTCGATGCTGGAGTCGGTGACGGCCTCGGCGAAGTAGGCGCGGTTCACGCCGGCCAGGGCTTCCTCGCCGAAGTACTCGCCGGGTTTGACGTACCGCAGGGTCAGGCCGTTGCCGTCGTCGTCCATGGTGTGGACGCGCACGAGGCCGGTCGAGACGCGGTAGAGCATGTCGCTCTTGCCGGGGTAGAGGATGACGGCGCCGGGGCGGTAGGTGACGGTGTCCACGAAGGTCCGGGGGGTGCTGGTGTGGCTGGTGATCATTGTGTGCGCCTCCTTGGGCGGTGTGAGAGGGGGGAAACGGGGTGTCGGGGGCTTATTCCCGACCTGCTCACAGTGTAACCCAATATCACTTTTTTGTAAACACTTTTGTTTCTTTAATCAGCATTGAGATTACAGATCACCCGGTCAGACCCGCCCCTCCCGAGCCCCGGCAGCACGGCGTTCCCACGCACCGTCGCGGCCCGACCAGCCTCACCCGGCGCTCACCGCCCCCGGCCGGACAGCACACCGGACTCCCGGAACGGCAGTGGGCGGCGAGGCCCTCACCACGCCGCCCACCCTGCCCGGAGGCCGGGGTTCAGCCGATCAGAGTTCGTCCTCGCGGCGGATCGGGAAGGCGCTGATCACGCTGTCCTTGTCGGACACGTTGATCACCTTCACGCCCTGCGCGTTGCGGCCCGTCACGCGGACCTCCTCCACGCGGGTACGGATCACGGTGCCCTTCTCGGTCAGGACCATCAGTTCCTCGTCCCCGGCCACGCGGGCCAGGGTGACCAGCTTGCCGGTCTTCTCGGTCACGTCCAGCGTGATCACGCCCATCCCGCCGCGTCCCTTGGCGGGGTACTCCCCGACCGGGGTGCGTTTGCCCAGTCCGCACTCGCTGACGGCCAGCAGCTCGCTCTCCTCGTCCCCGCCGGGCACCAGTGCCATGCTGACCACGGCGTCCTGCTCACCCTCGCGCAGGCGGATGCCGATCACGCCCTGCGTGGCGCGTCCGGTGTCACGCACCTCACTCGACTCGAAGCGCATGGCCTTGCCGTTGCGGGTGGCCAGGACCACGTGATCGCCGTCCTGCACGATCCCCACACTGATCAGCTCGTCGCCCTGCTGCAGGTTGATGGCGATCAGGCCCGCCGAGGTGATGTTGCCGTAGTCGGTGATCAGGGTCTTCTTCACCACGCCGTTCCGGGTCGCGAAGATGAAGCAGCCCGGCTCCTCGAAGCCCCCCACGCTCAGGACCGACGCGATGTTCTCGTCGTCACGCAGGCCCGGCAGCAGGTTGCGGATGTGGGTGCCCTTGGCGTCCCGGCCCGCCTCCGGCAGGTCGTAGATCTTCTCGTGGAACACGCGGCCCTTGTCGGTGAAGAACAGCAGGAAGTCGTGCGTGCTGCCGACGAACACGCGGGTGTTCACGTCCTCGTCACGCAGCTTGCCGCCCGACGAACCGCGCCCGCCCCGGCCCTGGGCGCGGTAGGCGTCGAGCTTGGTGCGCTTGAGGTACCCGGCGCGGGTCATGGTGATGACCATGTCCTCGACGGCGATCAGGTCCTCCTTGCTGATGTCCTCCTCGAGCAGCGTGATGGTGCTGCGGCGCTCGTCGCCGTAGTTGTCGCGCACGGCGCGGATTTCCTTCTTGATCTCCTTCCAGAGCAGGCCCTCGTCGCCCAGGATGGAGCGCAGGAACGCGATGGTCTTCTGCAGCTCGTCGTACTCGGCCATCAGCTTCTCGCGCTCCAGGCCCACCAGGCGCTGCAGGCGCATGTCCAGGATCGCCTGGGACTGCTCCTCGCTCAGGCCGAAGCGGACCATCAGCGAGTCGCGCGCCTCGGTGCCGGTGTTGCTGGACCGGATCAGGTTGATGACCTCGTCGATGTGGTCGAGCGCCTTGATCAGTCCCTCGAGGATGTGGGCGCGGGCCTCGGCCTTCTTCAGTTCGTACTGCGTGCGGCGCGTGACGACGTCCTTGCGGTGCGCCAGGAAGTAGCGCATGGTGTCCACCAGCGGCAGCACGCGCGGTTCGCCGTTCACGATGCTGAGGTTGATGACCGTGAAGGTGCCCTGCAGCTGCGTGTACTTGTACAGCTGGTTCAGGACCAGCGTGGGAATCGCGCCGCGCTTGAGTTCCACCACGATCCGCACCGGGTCCTTGCGGTCGGACTCGTCGCGCAGGGCCGAGATGTCGGGGATCTTCCCGGCCTTGTACATGGCGCTGATCGTCTGGATCAGGTTGGTCTTGTTCACCTGATACGGGATCTCGCTGATGATGATCTGGTTGCGGCCGTTCTTCTCCTCGATGCGGGCCTTGCCGCGCACCTTCAGCCCGGCGTGGCCGGTGGCGTAGGCGTCACGGATGCCCTGCTTGCTGATGCGCCCGCCGGTCGGGAAGTCCGGGCCGGTCACGTGCTGCATCATGTCGTCCAGGCCGATGTGCGGGTCGTCGATCAGGGCCAGCAGGCCATTGCAGATCTCGGTGAGGTTGTGCGGCGGGATGTTCGTCGCCATGCCCACCGCGATGCCGGAGGCGCCGTTGATCAGCAGGTTCGGCACGGCCGAGGGCAGCACGCTGGGTTCGACGGTGGTCTCGTCGTAGTTGGGTTTCAGGTCGACGGTCTCTTTTTCCAGGTCGGCCAGGACTTCCTCGGCGACCTTGGTCATGCGGGCCTCGGTGTAGCGCATCGCGGCGGGCGGGTCGCCGTCGATGGAGCCGAAGTTCCCCTGCGGGTGGACCATCGGGTAGCGCATGTTCCACCACTGGCCCAGGCGGACCATGGCGTCGTAGATGGACGAGTCGCCGTGCGGGTGGTACTTCTTCATGACCTCGCCGACCACGGACGCCGACTTGGCGTGTTTCTGGTTGGCGTACAGGCCCTCGAGCATCATGGCGTACATGATCCGGCGCTGCACGGGCTTGAGGCCGTCGCGCACGTCGGGCAGCGCGCGGTCCACGATCACGTTCATGGCGTAGTTGATGAAGTTGGTCTTGACTTCGCTGGTGATGTCAACGGGGTGAATTCCGGTCATGGTGCTCCAGTCGTGCGGGTCCGGGCGTGGCAGGTGCCGCGCCGCAGGAGTGAGATGGGGAGGTCCCGGCGCAGGGCCAGGGATGGAACGATTCTAGCACGATTATGTTCAGGGCGTAATAGAACCGAGTCCTTCTATGCTCCCCATTGTACCCGAAAACACCCCCGGACACCGCGACCCCCACCACCACCGGAACCCGCCCAGCACCAGCAAAATCAGCCCTCCATGACAGTCCGGACCCCACCCGCCCCGGACGGCGCACTCAACCACCGCCCCCGTCTGCCCGGCCTGACCCCCGGCCCACTGATACGGACGGCTGTCTGGTTCGTTCACACCCCGCCCACGCACCGGGTTGCCAGCACCACGCCCGACCGTCCTCCGGGCTCCCACGCTGCGCAGCCGCCCGCCGGGTCCGTATGATACGGATTCCGTCTGTTTCGCCAACAATCCGGAACTGCACCGGATTGCCGGCTCCACGTCCGGAACCCGTTTTTCTCCTACTCGCTCCGCTCGGATTGAACGGGCCTTGCAGCCCATTCAATCGGAGTCCGTATGAGAACGCGCGTGCGGCAGGGGCACCACCCCTGCCGGTCTGCCAGTCACCACCCCCCGCTGACCGCGCGTACCCTTTATGATGCGCTCACATGCTTGATCAACTCACGCAACTCGTCAGGGACGTGGACGGCGCCTGGGCCGCAGCGATCGGTGGCCTGGACGGCCTGCTCATCGAGGGGTACTCCACCGCCACCACCGACCTCAACCTGCTGATCGCCGAGCACGCCGGCCTGTACCGCTCGGCCAGCACCGCCTACGCCACCACCCTGAACGGCGGCCAGACCCGCGAACTGTACCTGCGCGGCGAACGCCTGAGCGTGTACCTGCACCCCATCAAGGCCGACTACTTCCTGCTGCTGGCCGTCGACGCCCGCAGCAACCTCGGGCAGGCCCGCCTGTACGGCCGCGACACCGCCCGCAAACTGGAGGCCACCCTGTGATCATCGACCCCCTGCGCACCCTGCCCGGCGTGATCGCCGCCGCCCTGGTCGGCCCCGACGGCCTGCCCATCGAGACGCACGGCGAGGGCGGCGACGCCATGGCCGCCGAACTCAGCGCCCTGCGCACCAGCCTGGACCGCACCGGCCGCCGCCTGGGCGCCGGGGAGGTCACCCGCATCGCCTTCACCAGCGAACGCATCGAGGTCGTCGCCGTCTCCAGCGGCGACTTCGTGCTGGGGGCCGCCATGGCGCGCGGCACCGACACCCGCACCGCCCAGCAGACCCTGGCCCGCCTGGCCCTGGAACTCGGGCACCTGCCCCGACCGGAGACCGCATGATCGAGGCCCTGATGGACGTGCGCGGCGTGCGCCACACCGCCCTGGTCGCCAGCGACGGCCGCGTCGTGGCCCGCGCCGGGCTGCCCGAGGAACAGCTGGGCGCGGAACTGACCCTGATCGCCGCCGGCCGCGCCGTGATCGGCAGCCTGCAGGCCAACCTGAACACCGGCGACTGGCAGGAACTGCTGCTGGACGTCGAGGGTGGCCCCGTCCTGCTCACCCCGCACGGCGACCAGATCCTCCTGACCGCCTTCGACGAGGTCGCCAGCCTGGGCCGCGTGCGCTTCGCGGTGCGCCGCCTGCTCGGCACCGCCTGACGGCCCGCGTTCCCGCGTGTCGCGTGCCGGAGTGCGTTGCATTCGTCCCGGCGCCCGCGCGCTAGCGTAGGCGCATGGACCGTCCCCGCCGCCTGCGCCGCACGCCCGCCCTGCGCGCCCTGACCCGCGAGGTGCACCTGCACCCAGAGCAGTTCATCCACCCGATCTTCGTGCATGAACGCGACACCGTCACCGACATCGCCACCATGCCCGGCGTGCAGCGCCACTCCATCGGGAGTGCCGTCCAGCAGGCCCGCGAGGCCCTGGCCCTCGGCGTGCCCAGCGTGATCCTGTTCGGCATTCCCGACCACAAGGACGCCCTGGGCACCCAGGCGTACGCCGAGGAAGGCATCATCCAGCGGGCCACGCGCGCCATCAAGGCCAGCGTGCCCGAGGTGAATGTCATTGCCGACACCTGCCTGTGCGAGTACACCGACCACGGCCACTGCGGCCCGCTGTGCGAGGTGCCCGGCCTGAGCGGCCAGGACGCCTGGACGGTCGACAACGACGCCAGCCTCGCCCTGCTCGCGCAGACCGCCGTGTCACAGGCCCGCGCGGGCGCCGACGTGATCGCCCCGAGCGCCATGATGGACGGGCAGGTCGCCGCGATCCGCGCCGCACTGGACGGGGCGGGCTTCACGCACGTCCCGGTCATGAGTTACGCCGTGAAGTACGCCAGCGCCTACTACGGCCCCTTCCGGGACGCCGCCGGGTCCACCCCCAGCGTCGGGAACCGCGCCACCTACCAGATGGACCCCGCCGGCGGCTACCGCGAGGCGCTGCGCGAGGCCCGCCTGGACGCCGAGCAGGGCGCCGACACACTGATGGTCAAACCCGCCCTGGCGTACCTGGACGTCCTGAACCTCCTGAAACGCGAATTCGACCTGCCGGTCGTGGCGTACAACGTCAGCGGCGAGTACTCCCTGATCAAGGCCGCCGCCGCCGCCGGCTTCATGGACGAACGCCGCACCGTCCTCGAAACCCTGACCGGCTTCAGGCGCGCCGGAGCGGACGCCATCATCACGTACCACGCGCTGGACGCCGCCCGCTGGCTCGCCGAGGACGCCCGCGCATGACCAGCGCCGTCAACCCCATCCGCGTGGACTGGATTCCCACCGGCCTGTGGCCGGGCCGCCTGGGCCTGACCTTCGCGCCCGGCAAGAAGGGTGGCAGCGTGTACCAGCCGGGCGTCACGCACGACCGCAGCGTCACGGACGACATGCGGACCCTCGCGCAGCAGGGCACGAACGTCATCGCGCCCCTCATCGAGGACTTCGAATTCGACCTGCTGGGCATGGACGGCTACCACGACGCCGCCTCCGCGCACAGCATCGAGATCGCCCCGTACCCCATCCCCGACCGGCACGCCCCACACGACCCGCGTGACTTCGCCGCGTACATCGACGAACTCATGACCCACCTGCTCGACGGCCGCAGCGTCGTCGTCCACTGCCGGGGCGGGCTGGGCCGCGCGGGCCTGACCGCCGCGTGCCTGCTCGTGCAGGGCGGCCTGGGCGCCCACGACGCCATCGCCCTGGTCCGCCAAACCCGCAGCCCGCACGCCATCGAGACGCGAGGGCAGGAGCAGTTCATCCACGACTTCGCCCAGTGACTGGAGGTCACCCATGATCAGCGTCGCCAACCGCATCCACGTGAAGGCCGAGTACCACGACATCTTCGAGCAGCGGTTCCGTGACCGCGCCGGACTGGTGGACGGCATGCCCGGCTTCATCGCCAACCACGTCCTGCGCCCCACCCGGGACGGCGACCCGTTCGTGGTGCTGACCTTCTGGGAGTCCCGCGAGTCCTTCGAGGCCTGGACGACCAGCGACGCCTTCCGGCAGGGGCACGCCCGCAGCGGCACCCTCCCGAAAGACGCGTTCAGCGGCCCGAACGTCCTGGAAATCCACGAGGTCGTCACCCGCTGACCGGGACCGGCAGGGCTACACTGGGCGCATGAAGTTCCATGCCCTGCTCGGCGCGGCCCTGCTCGCCTCCGTCCTCGGCGCGTGCGCGCCTGCCGTCACCGCCCCGCAGACCGGGCGGATCGTGAACGCCGTGACCGGCGAGGAAGGCACCGTGACCTTCACGCGCGGGACCCTCACGCCCCACGTGGGTGACCCGTTCGCGCCCGACAACGCCACCCTCCGCATCGGTGGGCGCACCTACACGGGCCGCACGTACCTGATCGGGAACGGCGCGCTGCCCGGCGGACTGGGCTTCAGCGTGGCGTTCGGCGCCAGCAGCGGCAGCGACGGAAGCGCCGTGACGGGCGGCGGCACCCGCGTGGAGGGCGGCCGCCCCGTCCCCGCCTACACCGGCAACCTGATCGCCCGCGCGGACAGCGACCCGCCTGCCCTGCTGACCTGCACCCTGACCGTGGACGCGCAGGAACGCGGCATCGGCGAGTGCTTCGACGGGGCCGGCACCCGCTACGCCCTCCAGTTCTGAAT
Above is a genomic segment from Deinococcus depolymerans containing:
- a CDS encoding FAD-dependent oxidoreductase gives rise to the protein MSLTVTPDRPLRVAVIGSGPSGIFATEALLKSDLNVDIDVFDRLPTPYGLVRYGVAPDHLTIKSVTRGFEKTLGDPRVRFLGNVEFGTDLTHEDAVTHYDAILYTVGASSDRRLGIPGEDLTGSMSATEFVAWYNGHPDAAAREMVLNAGGVAVVGVGNVALDVSRILAKTTEELRSSDIAAHALDALEHSHVKDVWILGRRGPAQAAFTTKELREFGELHESEPVVDPAEIALTEAEEAAVTDNVKKKNIEVLRDFAARTPQGKPRRVHLRFLVSPTEIIDDGTGRVGGLKVERNRLDENGNAVGTGEYEVLPVQMVLRSVGYRGVALPGVPFDERRGVIPNEEGRVEGRVGEYTAGWIKRGPSGVVGTNRKDATDTVAHLLADVNGGHLPGAAHPTRASVDALLAGRGVQVYSFADWQTLDAHELATGQAEGRPRRKVVHREMMLGHRQA
- a CDS encoding NAD(P)/FAD-dependent oxidoreductase, producing the protein MNAPLPPDRDADVLIVGAGPAGLHAAFYAAWRGLNVTVLDARHEPGGQLTALYPDRRVYDVPGLPAAPAADVIAGLVRQLDGLPAQLHLNTLARTLEADGEEWRVGTLGPHGPRTYRAGAVILAAGLGALRPREARVPGTHPDVRTDVPDPAALAGRRVLIVGGVPQATRAALELAQAGAQVTLTHRRAGFRGSPADLDALAEAGHTGRLDVLAPAVLLNVTPTGAALTVDGQPRDVPADTVLILNGYLPDLTPVQGWPLGWQGEYVPDGVGGRTALSGVFVAGDVAASGQDFKLISVGLAQAAVAANHAAHHVRPDLRVRPGHSSEKRLS
- a CDS encoding glutamine synthetase III, translating into MNQDFDVNSAARNWRVDTTPSASPLEVVNDLFASDVLTLEQLKARLSKSAYKSLQATVERGAQLDASIADTVALAMKTWAMEKGATHYTHWFQPLTGSTAEKHDSFLNPAGDGVAIMSFSGKELIQAEPDASSFPSGGLRATFEARGYTAWDPSSPAFIIRHANGATLCIPSVFASWTGEALDLKTPLLRSIEALNSAVTPALELFGASAGTRVGSSLGAEQEYFLIAEEYYYRRPDLVMTGRTLFGAKPPRGQELEDHYFGAIPDRVLSFMTDAEMQLYALGIPVKTRHNEVAPGQFEIAPIFEHSNIAADHQQLIMQVLRTTARKYGLVCLMHEKPFAGVNGSGKHCNWSMATNAGENLLEPGDTPHENMQFLFFCTAVLKAVDTHQDLLRACVASASNDHRLGANEAPPAIISIFLGSELTDIFDRIVSGQGGSGKSAGLMGLGSSVLPEIPVHAGDRNRTSPFAFTGNKFEFRAVGSSQSISFPITVLNAIVAESVSELTAELKAQLDAGQSLDEAVTALVKRTYQQYQRIVFNGDGYSDAWHQEAEQVRGLLNLRTTLDAIEHLNSPKNTALFSKLGILNERELAARQEIMYDIYFKTVNIEGETTEYMAQTQILPAALNYLADLGKVGGNRAAQAVTAEVSAAADALYDAIQALRVQNEALGGDEVHEKAHHMRDHVLPAMSEVRTAADRLEKVVSSKLWPLPTYRQMLFVK
- a CDS encoding AAC(3) family N-acetyltransferase, whose product is MLNLLRRPAVTPAELDEGLRALGLDGSQHVIVHASLKSFGTLDGGARTVVESLSRRTATLVAPAFTYSTLLSRPTSTTHARFHRDSRVSRDIGRVPQELVDRAEALRSFHPTLSFVALGQEAARITEAQSLGSPYQPVGALYDLNGYALLMGVDFGSNTSVHYGEHLAGMPLLTRYVPLDGQVLPTAFPNCSADFDHLAPEVHAGLRSVQVGSSTLRLYRVRDLVDATVRLLGRDPEALLCTYRGCRCQEVRALVRAQGLTPRPHQGLIS
- a CDS encoding helix-turn-helix domain-containing protein — encoded protein: MITSHTSTPRTFVDTVTYRPGAVILYPGKSDMLYRVSTGLVRVHTMDDDGNGLTLRYVKPGEYFGEEALAGVNRAYFAEAVTDSSIDVINPALMSAEDNLVVTTHLVRTLERAYESIYRLVGKRLRARIAGELLELKDTALATQLDSGETMIYATHDELAAAVGSVRETVTKVVGELSREGVISAGYGKITLKNESALQTIAAA